One genomic region from Arthrobacter sp. YN encodes:
- a CDS encoding tyrosine-type recombinase/integrase, which yields MASIRKRVKKDGSSSFMVVWRDPKIRKQQGITVDSAHEAETLKRLLDANGQSFEIAQQALLDNRAKIPTVGEVIQEHIDLLIRPSSGTVKTYQTMLDLHVKKVIGHVPVDKLDYRMIAYWVKSMMAKGRSPKTIKNVHGLISASMNTAEMLGYITRNPCRGVQLPSVDKAEDEMMFLTHAEFGLIMDGMGERYTDFTNFLVMTGTRFGEATALTVADIDLLGKPATARINKAWKRDGQNQFYIGPTKTGAGKRSIGLNPALVDLLIPLVAGRLGGDLLFTTPKGERIVHKLYWHHYWMPAVKAAQDRGLRKNPRIHDLRHTHASWLIQDGVPIFTISRRLGHASTRTTEGVYGHLMPEALQAGADATERSVTAFMR from the coding sequence GTGGCTAGTATCCGGAAACGCGTCAAAAAGGACGGCTCTTCGTCCTTCATGGTGGTCTGGCGCGACCCCAAGATCCGGAAGCAGCAGGGCATCACTGTCGACTCCGCGCATGAGGCTGAAACGCTCAAGCGGTTGCTCGATGCGAACGGTCAATCATTTGAGATCGCCCAGCAGGCACTTCTGGACAACAGGGCGAAGATACCCACGGTTGGGGAAGTAATTCAGGAGCACATCGACCTCCTGATCCGGCCGTCGAGCGGGACCGTCAAGACCTATCAGACGATGCTTGATCTCCATGTGAAGAAGGTCATTGGCCACGTCCCCGTCGACAAGTTGGATTATCGGATGATTGCCTATTGGGTGAAGTCGATGATGGCCAAGGGGCGCTCACCGAAGACGATCAAGAATGTGCACGGTCTGATCTCCGCGTCGATGAATACCGCGGAGATGCTGGGGTACATCACGCGCAATCCGTGCCGTGGGGTACAGCTTCCTAGCGTCGATAAGGCCGAGGACGAAATGATGTTCCTCACCCATGCGGAGTTCGGACTGATCATGGACGGCATGGGGGAGCGGTATACGGACTTCACCAACTTCCTGGTGATGACAGGGACGCGCTTTGGGGAAGCGACGGCGCTGACCGTTGCGGACATCGATTTGCTGGGCAAACCGGCGACCGCCCGGATTAATAAGGCGTGGAAGCGGGATGGTCAGAACCAGTTCTATATCGGGCCGACGAAGACGGGCGCTGGGAAGAGGTCCATTGGATTGAACCCCGCGCTTGTGGATTTGCTGATCCCGTTGGTGGCCGGGCGCCTTGGTGGCGACCTGCTTTTCACAACACCCAAAGGTGAGCGGATTGTGCACAAGCTGTACTGGCACCACTATTGGATGCCGGCGGTCAAGGCAGCGCAGGATCGCGGCCTGAGGAAGAATCCACGAATTCACGATCTACGGCACACACATGCGTCGTGGCTGATTCAGGACGGCGTCCCTATCTTTACGATCTCGCGACGGTTGGGGCATGCGTCAACGCGGACTACAGAGGGCGTTTATGGGCACCTCATGCCGGAAGCCTTGCAGGCTGGGGCGGATGCTACAGAGCGTTCGGTGACGGCGTTTATGCGCTGA
- a CDS encoding DNA-binding protein, translating to MDLEFFEPAEAAALMRCSEGWLRDGAAAGRFPHACWGKGKIVFTSEHIAEIARLSEILPGAHRAPGTGSATTSTRLIGNRARNRMAS from the coding sequence ATGGACCTGGAATTCTTCGAACCTGCCGAAGCTGCAGCACTCATGCGCTGCAGTGAAGGTTGGCTGCGTGATGGCGCCGCCGCCGGTCGCTTCCCTCACGCGTGCTGGGGCAAGGGAAAGATCGTCTTTACGTCAGAGCACATCGCGGAGATAGCCAGGCTGAGTGAGATCCTGCCCGGCGCCCACCGGGCGCCGGGCACAGGCAGCGCCACAACCAGCACCCGGCTCATCGGTAATAGGGCCCGCAACCGGATGGCTTCTTAG